One region of Bubalus bubalis isolate 160015118507 breed Murrah chromosome 15, NDDB_SH_1, whole genome shotgun sequence genomic DNA includes:
- the DSCC1 gene encoding sister chromatid cohesion protein DCC1 isoform X3, with product MQETRVGKIWRRAWQPIPVLLPGESHGQRSLVVYRPWSLKGLVIRGDKDEQAVLCSEDKTYDLKVADTSNMLLFIPGCKIPEQLKMEETHCNIIHTEIFGFSNNYWELRRCRPKLKKLKKLLMENTYEGPDSEKEKDSSHLKYTTEDLLDQIQASEEEIMTQLQVLNACEIGGMLAVPLAIRCISSSFTGIGKYTWTPSLCFAAGYWRILEFDYEMKLLNHITQLVDSESWSFSKVPLNTCLQELGPLEPEEMIEHCLKCYGKKYTEEGEAYFELSADKICRATAQMLLQNAVKFNLAEFQEVWQQSVPEGMTTRLDQLKGLALVDRQSRPEIIFLLKAEDLPEGDQERFNSLFSLREKWTEEDIAPYIQDLCGEKQTIGALLTKYARSSMQNGVKVYNSRRPIS from the exons atgcaggagacccgggttgggaagatctggaggagggcatggcaacccattccagtactcttgcctggagaatcccatggacagaggagcctggtggtctacagacCGTGGAGTCTAAAAGG TCTAGTGATTCGTGGTGATAAGGATGAGCAGGCGGTTCTGTGCAGTGAAGACAAAACATACGATCTGAAAGTAGCAGACACTTCCAATATGTTGCTTTTTATTCCTGGCTGTAAAATTCCGGAgcagctgaagatggaagaaaCACACTGTAACATTATTCACACTGAG ATCTTTGGTTTTTCTAACAATTACTGGGAATTAAGAAGATGTAGACCTAAACTAAAGAAGTTAAAGAAACTTTTGATGGAAAATACCTATGAAGGACCtgacagtgaaaaagaaaaggattccAGTCACTTAAAA tatACGACTGAAGATTTGCTTGATCAAATTCAGGCAAGTGAGGAAGAAATAATGACCCAGTTACAAGTTCTCAATGCCTGTGAGATTGGAG GGATGCTGGCAGTGCCTTTGGCTATAAGATGCATTTCGTCATCTTTCACAGGGATTGGGAAATATACCTGGACACCCAGCCTTTGTTTTGCTGCTG GTTATTGGAGGATTCTCGAATTTGATTATGAGATGAAACTTCTGAATCATATAACTCAGCTTGTGGATTCTGAATCTTGGTCTTTTAGCAAAGTTCCTTTGAATACATGCCTTCAGGAACTTGGACCATTGGAGCCAGA ggaAATGATTGAACACTGTCTTAAATGTTATGGAAAGAAATACACAGAGGAAG GCGAAGCTTATTTTGAACTGAGTGCAGATAAGATATGCAGAGCTACCGCACAGATGCTACTTCAGAACGCAGTGAAGTTCAATCTCGCTGAGTTTCAGGAAGTATGGCAACAGAGTGTTCCCGAAGGAATGACAACTAGGCTTGATCAGCTTAAG GGTTTGGCCTTGGTAGACAGACAGTCAAGACCAGAAATCATATTTCTGTTGAAAGCAGAAGACTTACCTGAGGGGGATCAGGAACGTTTCAATAGTCTGTTCTCTCTGAGAGAGAAGTGGACAGAAGAAGATATTGCTCCATATATTCA AGATTTGTGTGGAGAGAAGCAAACCATTGGTGCACTGCTCACAAAATACGCTC
- the DSCC1 gene encoding sister chromatid cohesion protein DCC1 isoform X5 has product MERTRAEVDATLQTAKLDAAELLPAAHCLRFGPAAAGDVCLLELEPALCGRLQAGRSLVIRGDKDEQAVLCSEDKTYDLKVADTSNMLLFIPGCKIPEQLKMEETHCNIIHTEYTTEDLLDQIQASEEEIMTQLQVLNACEIGGMLAVPLAIRCISSSFTGIGKYTWTPSLCFAAGYWRILEFDYEMKLLNHITQLVDSESWSFSKVPLNTCLQELGPLEPEEMIEHCLKCYGKKYTEEGEAYFELSADKICRATAQMLLQNAVKFNLAEFQEVWQQSVPEGMTTRLDQLKGLALVDRQSRPEIIFLLKAEDLPEGDQERFNSLFSLREKWTEEDIAPYIQDLCGEKQTIGALLTKYARSSMQNGVKVYNSRRPIS; this is encoded by the exons ATGGAGAGGACCCGCGCCGAGGTGGACGCGACACTGCAGACCGCCAAGCTGGACGCGGCCGAGCTGCTGCCCGCCGCGCACTGCCTGCGCTTCGGGCCCGCGGCCGCCGGCGACGTGTGCCTGCTGGAGCTGGAGCCCGCGCTGTGCGGGAGGCTGCAGGCCGGGCGCAG TCTAGTGATTCGTGGTGATAAGGATGAGCAGGCGGTTCTGTGCAGTGAAGACAAAACATACGATCTGAAAGTAGCAGACACTTCCAATATGTTGCTTTTTATTCCTGGCTGTAAAATTCCGGAgcagctgaagatggaagaaaCACACTGTAACATTATTCACACTGAG tatACGACTGAAGATTTGCTTGATCAAATTCAGGCAAGTGAGGAAGAAATAATGACCCAGTTACAAGTTCTCAATGCCTGTGAGATTGGAG GGATGCTGGCAGTGCCTTTGGCTATAAGATGCATTTCGTCATCTTTCACAGGGATTGGGAAATATACCTGGACACCCAGCCTTTGTTTTGCTGCTG GTTATTGGAGGATTCTCGAATTTGATTATGAGATGAAACTTCTGAATCATATAACTCAGCTTGTGGATTCTGAATCTTGGTCTTTTAGCAAAGTTCCTTTGAATACATGCCTTCAGGAACTTGGACCATTGGAGCCAGA ggaAATGATTGAACACTGTCTTAAATGTTATGGAAAGAAATACACAGAGGAAG GCGAAGCTTATTTTGAACTGAGTGCAGATAAGATATGCAGAGCTACCGCACAGATGCTACTTCAGAACGCAGTGAAGTTCAATCTCGCTGAGTTTCAGGAAGTATGGCAACAGAGTGTTCCCGAAGGAATGACAACTAGGCTTGATCAGCTTAAG GGTTTGGCCTTGGTAGACAGACAGTCAAGACCAGAAATCATATTTCTGTTGAAAGCAGAAGACTTACCTGAGGGGGATCAGGAACGTTTCAATAGTCTGTTCTCTCTGAGAGAGAAGTGGACAGAAGAAGATATTGCTCCATATATTCA AGATTTGTGTGGAGAGAAGCAAACCATTGGTGCACTGCTCACAAAATACGCTC
- the DSCC1 gene encoding sister chromatid cohesion protein DCC1 isoform X7: MERTRAEVDATLQTAKLDAAELLPAAHCLRFGPAAAGDVCLLELEPALCGRLQAGRSLVIRGDKDEQAVLCSEDKTYDLKVADTSNMLLFIPGCKIPEQLKMEETHCNIIHTEYTTEDLLDQIQASEEEIMTQLQVLNACEIGGYWRILEFDYEMKLLNHITQLVDSESWSFSKVPLNTCLQELGPLEPEEMIEHCLKCYGKKYTEEGEAYFELSADKICRATAQMLLQNAVKFNLAEFQEVWQQSVPEGMTTRLDQLKGLALVDRQSRPEIIFLLKAEDLPEGDQERFNSLFSLREKWTEEDIAPYIQDLCGEKQTIGALLTKYARSSMQNGVKVYNSRRPIS; encoded by the exons ATGGAGAGGACCCGCGCCGAGGTGGACGCGACACTGCAGACCGCCAAGCTGGACGCGGCCGAGCTGCTGCCCGCCGCGCACTGCCTGCGCTTCGGGCCCGCGGCCGCCGGCGACGTGTGCCTGCTGGAGCTGGAGCCCGCGCTGTGCGGGAGGCTGCAGGCCGGGCGCAG TCTAGTGATTCGTGGTGATAAGGATGAGCAGGCGGTTCTGTGCAGTGAAGACAAAACATACGATCTGAAAGTAGCAGACACTTCCAATATGTTGCTTTTTATTCCTGGCTGTAAAATTCCGGAgcagctgaagatggaagaaaCACACTGTAACATTATTCACACTGAG tatACGACTGAAGATTTGCTTGATCAAATTCAGGCAAGTGAGGAAGAAATAATGACCCAGTTACAAGTTCTCAATGCCTGTGAGATTGGAG GTTATTGGAGGATTCTCGAATTTGATTATGAGATGAAACTTCTGAATCATATAACTCAGCTTGTGGATTCTGAATCTTGGTCTTTTAGCAAAGTTCCTTTGAATACATGCCTTCAGGAACTTGGACCATTGGAGCCAGA ggaAATGATTGAACACTGTCTTAAATGTTATGGAAAGAAATACACAGAGGAAG GCGAAGCTTATTTTGAACTGAGTGCAGATAAGATATGCAGAGCTACCGCACAGATGCTACTTCAGAACGCAGTGAAGTTCAATCTCGCTGAGTTTCAGGAAGTATGGCAACAGAGTGTTCCCGAAGGAATGACAACTAGGCTTGATCAGCTTAAG GGTTTGGCCTTGGTAGACAGACAGTCAAGACCAGAAATCATATTTCTGTTGAAAGCAGAAGACTTACCTGAGGGGGATCAGGAACGTTTCAATAGTCTGTTCTCTCTGAGAGAGAAGTGGACAGAAGAAGATATTGCTCCATATATTCA AGATTTGTGTGGAGAGAAGCAAACCATTGGTGCACTGCTCACAAAATACGCTC
- the DSCC1 gene encoding sister chromatid cohesion protein DCC1 isoform X4 gives MERTRAEVDATLQTAKLDAAELLPAAHCLRFGPAAAGDVCLLELEPALCGRLQAGRSLVIRGDKDEQAVLCSEDKTYDLKVADTSNMLLFIPGCKIPEQLKMEETHCNIIHTEIFGFSNNYWELRRCRPKLKKLKKLLMENTYEGPDSEKEKDSSHLKYTTEDLLDQIQASEEEIMTQLQVLNACEIGGYWRILEFDYEMKLLNHITQLVDSESWSFSKVPLNTCLQELGPLEPEEMIEHCLKCYGKKYTEEGEAYFELSADKICRATAQMLLQNAVKFNLAEFQEVWQQSVPEGMTTRLDQLKGLALVDRQSRPEIIFLLKAEDLPEGDQERFNSLFSLREKWTEEDIAPYIQDLCGEKQTIGALLTKYARSSMQNGVKVYNSRRPIS, from the exons ATGGAGAGGACCCGCGCCGAGGTGGACGCGACACTGCAGACCGCCAAGCTGGACGCGGCCGAGCTGCTGCCCGCCGCGCACTGCCTGCGCTTCGGGCCCGCGGCCGCCGGCGACGTGTGCCTGCTGGAGCTGGAGCCCGCGCTGTGCGGGAGGCTGCAGGCCGGGCGCAG TCTAGTGATTCGTGGTGATAAGGATGAGCAGGCGGTTCTGTGCAGTGAAGACAAAACATACGATCTGAAAGTAGCAGACACTTCCAATATGTTGCTTTTTATTCCTGGCTGTAAAATTCCGGAgcagctgaagatggaagaaaCACACTGTAACATTATTCACACTGAG ATCTTTGGTTTTTCTAACAATTACTGGGAATTAAGAAGATGTAGACCTAAACTAAAGAAGTTAAAGAAACTTTTGATGGAAAATACCTATGAAGGACCtgacagtgaaaaagaaaaggattccAGTCACTTAAAA tatACGACTGAAGATTTGCTTGATCAAATTCAGGCAAGTGAGGAAGAAATAATGACCCAGTTACAAGTTCTCAATGCCTGTGAGATTGGAG GTTATTGGAGGATTCTCGAATTTGATTATGAGATGAAACTTCTGAATCATATAACTCAGCTTGTGGATTCTGAATCTTGGTCTTTTAGCAAAGTTCCTTTGAATACATGCCTTCAGGAACTTGGACCATTGGAGCCAGA ggaAATGATTGAACACTGTCTTAAATGTTATGGAAAGAAATACACAGAGGAAG GCGAAGCTTATTTTGAACTGAGTGCAGATAAGATATGCAGAGCTACCGCACAGATGCTACTTCAGAACGCAGTGAAGTTCAATCTCGCTGAGTTTCAGGAAGTATGGCAACAGAGTGTTCCCGAAGGAATGACAACTAGGCTTGATCAGCTTAAG GGTTTGGCCTTGGTAGACAGACAGTCAAGACCAGAAATCATATTTCTGTTGAAAGCAGAAGACTTACCTGAGGGGGATCAGGAACGTTTCAATAGTCTGTTCTCTCTGAGAGAGAAGTGGACAGAAGAAGATATTGCTCCATATATTCA AGATTTGTGTGGAGAGAAGCAAACCATTGGTGCACTGCTCACAAAATACGCTC
- the DSCC1 gene encoding sister chromatid cohesion protein DCC1 isoform X2 → MERTRAEVDATLQTAKLDAAELLPAAHCLRFGPAAAGDVCLLELEPALCGRLQAGRSLVIRGDKDEQAVLCSEDKTYDLKVADTSNMLLFIPGCKIPEQLKMEETHCNIIHTEIFGFSNNYWELRRCRPKLKKLKKLLMENTYEGPDSEKEKDSSHLKYTTEDLLDQIQASEEEIMTQLQVLNACEIGGMLAVPLAIRCISSSFTGIGKYTWTPSLCFAAGYWRILEFDYEMKLLNHITQLVDSESWSFSKVPLNTCLQELGPLEPEEMIEHCLKCYGKKYTEEDKICRATAQMLLQNAVKFNLAEFQEVWQQSVPEGMTTRLDQLKGLALVDRQSRPEIIFLLKAEDLPEGDQERFNSLFSLREKWTEEDIAPYIQDLCGEKQTIGALLTKYARSSMQNGVKVYNSRRPIS, encoded by the exons ATGGAGAGGACCCGCGCCGAGGTGGACGCGACACTGCAGACCGCCAAGCTGGACGCGGCCGAGCTGCTGCCCGCCGCGCACTGCCTGCGCTTCGGGCCCGCGGCCGCCGGCGACGTGTGCCTGCTGGAGCTGGAGCCCGCGCTGTGCGGGAGGCTGCAGGCCGGGCGCAG TCTAGTGATTCGTGGTGATAAGGATGAGCAGGCGGTTCTGTGCAGTGAAGACAAAACATACGATCTGAAAGTAGCAGACACTTCCAATATGTTGCTTTTTATTCCTGGCTGTAAAATTCCGGAgcagctgaagatggaagaaaCACACTGTAACATTATTCACACTGAG ATCTTTGGTTTTTCTAACAATTACTGGGAATTAAGAAGATGTAGACCTAAACTAAAGAAGTTAAAGAAACTTTTGATGGAAAATACCTATGAAGGACCtgacagtgaaaaagaaaaggattccAGTCACTTAAAA tatACGACTGAAGATTTGCTTGATCAAATTCAGGCAAGTGAGGAAGAAATAATGACCCAGTTACAAGTTCTCAATGCCTGTGAGATTGGAG GGATGCTGGCAGTGCCTTTGGCTATAAGATGCATTTCGTCATCTTTCACAGGGATTGGGAAATATACCTGGACACCCAGCCTTTGTTTTGCTGCTG GTTATTGGAGGATTCTCGAATTTGATTATGAGATGAAACTTCTGAATCATATAACTCAGCTTGTGGATTCTGAATCTTGGTCTTTTAGCAAAGTTCCTTTGAATACATGCCTTCAGGAACTTGGACCATTGGAGCCAGA ggaAATGATTGAACACTGTCTTAAATGTTATGGAAAGAAATACACAGAGGAAG ATAAGATATGCAGAGCTACCGCACAGATGCTACTTCAGAACGCAGTGAAGTTCAATCTCGCTGAGTTTCAGGAAGTATGGCAACAGAGTGTTCCCGAAGGAATGACAACTAGGCTTGATCAGCTTAAG GGTTTGGCCTTGGTAGACAGACAGTCAAGACCAGAAATCATATTTCTGTTGAAAGCAGAAGACTTACCTGAGGGGGATCAGGAACGTTTCAATAGTCTGTTCTCTCTGAGAGAGAAGTGGACAGAAGAAGATATTGCTCCATATATTCA AGATTTGTGTGGAGAGAAGCAAACCATTGGTGCACTGCTCACAAAATACGCTC
- the DSCC1 gene encoding sister chromatid cohesion protein DCC1 isoform X6: MKSLVIRGDKDEQAVLCSEDKTYDLKVADTSNMLLFIPGCKIPEQLKMEETHCNIIHTEIFGFSNNYWELRRCRPKLKKLKKLLMENTYEGPDSEKEKDSSHLKYTTEDLLDQIQASEEEIMTQLQVLNACEIGGMLAVPLAIRCISSSFTGIGKYTWTPSLCFAAGYWRILEFDYEMKLLNHITQLVDSESWSFSKVPLNTCLQELGPLEPEEMIEHCLKCYGKKYTEEGEAYFELSADKICRATAQMLLQNAVKFNLAEFQEVWQQSVPEGMTTRLDQLKGLALVDRQSRPEIIFLLKAEDLPEGDQERFNSLFSLREKWTEEDIAPYIQDLCGEKQTIGALLTKYARSSMQNGVKVYNSRRPIS; the protein is encoded by the exons ATGAAAag TCTAGTGATTCGTGGTGATAAGGATGAGCAGGCGGTTCTGTGCAGTGAAGACAAAACATACGATCTGAAAGTAGCAGACACTTCCAATATGTTGCTTTTTATTCCTGGCTGTAAAATTCCGGAgcagctgaagatggaagaaaCACACTGTAACATTATTCACACTGAG ATCTTTGGTTTTTCTAACAATTACTGGGAATTAAGAAGATGTAGACCTAAACTAAAGAAGTTAAAGAAACTTTTGATGGAAAATACCTATGAAGGACCtgacagtgaaaaagaaaaggattccAGTCACTTAAAA tatACGACTGAAGATTTGCTTGATCAAATTCAGGCAAGTGAGGAAGAAATAATGACCCAGTTACAAGTTCTCAATGCCTGTGAGATTGGAG GGATGCTGGCAGTGCCTTTGGCTATAAGATGCATTTCGTCATCTTTCACAGGGATTGGGAAATATACCTGGACACCCAGCCTTTGTTTTGCTGCTG GTTATTGGAGGATTCTCGAATTTGATTATGAGATGAAACTTCTGAATCATATAACTCAGCTTGTGGATTCTGAATCTTGGTCTTTTAGCAAAGTTCCTTTGAATACATGCCTTCAGGAACTTGGACCATTGGAGCCAGA ggaAATGATTGAACACTGTCTTAAATGTTATGGAAAGAAATACACAGAGGAAG GCGAAGCTTATTTTGAACTGAGTGCAGATAAGATATGCAGAGCTACCGCACAGATGCTACTTCAGAACGCAGTGAAGTTCAATCTCGCTGAGTTTCAGGAAGTATGGCAACAGAGTGTTCCCGAAGGAATGACAACTAGGCTTGATCAGCTTAAG GGTTTGGCCTTGGTAGACAGACAGTCAAGACCAGAAATCATATTTCTGTTGAAAGCAGAAGACTTACCTGAGGGGGATCAGGAACGTTTCAATAGTCTGTTCTCTCTGAGAGAGAAGTGGACAGAAGAAGATATTGCTCCATATATTCA AGATTTGTGTGGAGAGAAGCAAACCATTGGTGCACTGCTCACAAAATACGCTC
- the DSCC1 gene encoding sister chromatid cohesion protein DCC1 isoform X1 encodes MERTRAEVDATLQTAKLDAAELLPAAHCLRFGPAAAGDVCLLELEPALCGRLQAGRSLVIRGDKDEQAVLCSEDKTYDLKVADTSNMLLFIPGCKIPEQLKMEETHCNIIHTEIFGFSNNYWELRRCRPKLKKLKKLLMENTYEGPDSEKEKDSSHLKYTTEDLLDQIQASEEEIMTQLQVLNACEIGGMLAVPLAIRCISSSFTGIGKYTWTPSLCFAAGYWRILEFDYEMKLLNHITQLVDSESWSFSKVPLNTCLQELGPLEPEEMIEHCLKCYGKKYTEEGEAYFELSADKICRATAQMLLQNAVKFNLAEFQEVWQQSVPEGMTTRLDQLKGLALVDRQSRPEIIFLLKAEDLPEGDQERFNSLFSLREKWTEEDIAPYIQDLCGEKQTIGALLTKYARSSMQNGVKVYNSRRPIS; translated from the exons ATGGAGAGGACCCGCGCCGAGGTGGACGCGACACTGCAGACCGCCAAGCTGGACGCGGCCGAGCTGCTGCCCGCCGCGCACTGCCTGCGCTTCGGGCCCGCGGCCGCCGGCGACGTGTGCCTGCTGGAGCTGGAGCCCGCGCTGTGCGGGAGGCTGCAGGCCGGGCGCAG TCTAGTGATTCGTGGTGATAAGGATGAGCAGGCGGTTCTGTGCAGTGAAGACAAAACATACGATCTGAAAGTAGCAGACACTTCCAATATGTTGCTTTTTATTCCTGGCTGTAAAATTCCGGAgcagctgaagatggaagaaaCACACTGTAACATTATTCACACTGAG ATCTTTGGTTTTTCTAACAATTACTGGGAATTAAGAAGATGTAGACCTAAACTAAAGAAGTTAAAGAAACTTTTGATGGAAAATACCTATGAAGGACCtgacagtgaaaaagaaaaggattccAGTCACTTAAAA tatACGACTGAAGATTTGCTTGATCAAATTCAGGCAAGTGAGGAAGAAATAATGACCCAGTTACAAGTTCTCAATGCCTGTGAGATTGGAG GGATGCTGGCAGTGCCTTTGGCTATAAGATGCATTTCGTCATCTTTCACAGGGATTGGGAAATATACCTGGACACCCAGCCTTTGTTTTGCTGCTG GTTATTGGAGGATTCTCGAATTTGATTATGAGATGAAACTTCTGAATCATATAACTCAGCTTGTGGATTCTGAATCTTGGTCTTTTAGCAAAGTTCCTTTGAATACATGCCTTCAGGAACTTGGACCATTGGAGCCAGA ggaAATGATTGAACACTGTCTTAAATGTTATGGAAAGAAATACACAGAGGAAG GCGAAGCTTATTTTGAACTGAGTGCAGATAAGATATGCAGAGCTACCGCACAGATGCTACTTCAGAACGCAGTGAAGTTCAATCTCGCTGAGTTTCAGGAAGTATGGCAACAGAGTGTTCCCGAAGGAATGACAACTAGGCTTGATCAGCTTAAG GGTTTGGCCTTGGTAGACAGACAGTCAAGACCAGAAATCATATTTCTGTTGAAAGCAGAAGACTTACCTGAGGGGGATCAGGAACGTTTCAATAGTCTGTTCTCTCTGAGAGAGAAGTGGACAGAAGAAGATATTGCTCCATATATTCA AGATTTGTGTGGAGAGAAGCAAACCATTGGTGCACTGCTCACAAAATACGCTC